Proteins found in one Homalodisca vitripennis isolate AUS2020 chromosome 4, UT_GWSS_2.1, whole genome shotgun sequence genomic segment:
- the LOC124360423 gene encoding threonine aspartase 1 isoform X1 has translation MIGFVCVHIGAGQHSETLEEKYKQLCQQASKQGVDILTRGGSAVDAVVAATVLLEDSPLTNAGFGSNLSMDGKVECDASLMDGGHLTFGACGAVAGVKNPVLLARHICDQQRVPLSLGRVPPCLLAGEGAHRYAIEHNIATVDPDSLISDKTIRTFKHFMKRFNRYQEHENKRMKYNTGFTSELQKQMDTVGAVCVYTKENIAVACSSGGVLMNEQLQKQMDTVGAVCVDTKGNIAVACSSGGILLKRSGRIGQAAMQGAGCWADSTVGVVSTGCGEHLMATCLAREAARNIHASDCPTSALHTTFVDGFLESPLLRNVEEKLAGLLVIHVKGGRGEMLYAHTTDSMCIGYMATNNKKPRSRMSRLPAGAKHGCSIALEGVSF, from the exons ATGATTGGATTTGTTTGTGTTCATATAG GAGCTGGACAACACTCAGAGACTCTTGAGGAGAAATATAAACAACTATGCCAGCAAGCAAGTAAACAA GGAGTTGATATCTTGACAAGAGGAGGCTCTGCAGTAGATGCTGTCGTAGCGGCTACTGTACTACTGGAAGACTCTCCATTGACTAATGCAGGGTTTGGTTCTAACCTCAGCATGGATGGGAAGGTAGAGTGTGATGCCAGTTTAATGGATGGAGGTCATTTAACATTTGGTGCTTGTGGAGCTGTCGCAGGAGTAAAAAATCCAGTACTTCTTGCAAGACACATCTGTGACCAACAACGTGTTCCATTATCGTTGGGGCGTGTACCACCATG TTTGTTAGCAGGAGAAGGAGCTCATAGATATGCAATAGAACACAACATAGCTACAGTTGATCCAGATTCCCTCATTAGTG ATAAAACAATAAGAACATTTAAGCATTTTATGAAGAGATTTAATCGTTATCAAGAGCATGAGAATAAAAGAATGAAGTATAACACTGGATTTACGAGTGAG TTACAGAAGCAGATGGACACTGTTGGAGCTGTATGTGTCTACACTAAGGAGAATATTGCTGTAGCATGCTCAAGTGGAGGAGTACTTATGAATGAACAGTTACAGAAGCAGATGGACACGGTTGGAGCTGTCTGTGTCGACACCAAGGGGAATATTGCTGTAGCATGCTCAAGCGGAGGAATACTTTTGAAACGGTCTGGCAGGATAGGACAG GCTGCTATGCAGGGTGCTGGTTGTTGGGCAGATAGCACTGTAGGTGTGGTCTCAACCGGCTGTGGTGAACATTTAATGGCCACTTGTCTGGCAAGAGAAGCCGCCCGCAATATTCATGCCTCAGATTGTCCCACATCTGCTCTACATACTACTTTTGTGGATGGCTTTTTAG aatcACCTTTATTACGTAATGTTGAAGAAAAACTGGCTGGTTTACTAGTTATACACGTAAAAGGTGGCAGAGGAGAAATGCTTTATGCTCATACAACTGACTCTATGTGTATCGGCTATATGGCTACAAACAACAAAAAGCCTAGA AGCCGAATGTCAAGACTTCCAGCAGGTGCTAAACACGGATGCTCAATTGCGTTGGAAGGAGTcagtttttaa
- the LOC124360423 gene encoding threonine aspartase 1 isoform X3 codes for MIGFVCVHIGAGQHSETLEEKYKQLCQQASKQGVDILTRGGSAVDAVVAATVLLEDSPLTNAGFGSNLSMDGKVECDASLMDGGHLTFGACGAVAGVKNPVLLARHICDQQRVPLSLGRVPPCLLAGEGAHRYAIEHNIATVDPDSLISDKTIRTFKHFMKRFNRYQEHENKRMKYNTGFTSELQKQMDTVGAVCVDTKGNIAVACSSGGILLKRSGRIGQAAMQGAGCWADSTVGVVSTGCGEHLMATCLAREAARNIHASDCPTSALHTTFVDGFLESPLLRNVEEKLAGLLVIHVKGGRGEMLYAHTTDSMCIGYMATNNKKPRSRMSRLPAGAKHGCSIALEGVSF; via the exons ATGATTGGATTTGTTTGTGTTCATATAG GAGCTGGACAACACTCAGAGACTCTTGAGGAGAAATATAAACAACTATGCCAGCAAGCAAGTAAACAA GGAGTTGATATCTTGACAAGAGGAGGCTCTGCAGTAGATGCTGTCGTAGCGGCTACTGTACTACTGGAAGACTCTCCATTGACTAATGCAGGGTTTGGTTCTAACCTCAGCATGGATGGGAAGGTAGAGTGTGATGCCAGTTTAATGGATGGAGGTCATTTAACATTTGGTGCTTGTGGAGCTGTCGCAGGAGTAAAAAATCCAGTACTTCTTGCAAGACACATCTGTGACCAACAACGTGTTCCATTATCGTTGGGGCGTGTACCACCATG TTTGTTAGCAGGAGAAGGAGCTCATAGATATGCAATAGAACACAACATAGCTACAGTTGATCCAGATTCCCTCATTAGTG ATAAAACAATAAGAACATTTAAGCATTTTATGAAGAGATTTAATCGTTATCAAGAGCATGAGAATAAAAGAATGAAGTATAACACTGGATTTACGAGTGAG TTACAGAAGCAGATGGACACGGTTGGAGCTGTCTGTGTCGACACCAAGGGGAATATTGCTGTAGCATGCTCAAGCGGAGGAATACTTTTGAAACGGTCTGGCAGGATAGGACAG GCTGCTATGCAGGGTGCTGGTTGTTGGGCAGATAGCACTGTAGGTGTGGTCTCAACCGGCTGTGGTGAACATTTAATGGCCACTTGTCTGGCAAGAGAAGCCGCCCGCAATATTCATGCCTCAGATTGTCCCACATCTGCTCTACATACTACTTTTGTGGATGGCTTTTTAG aatcACCTTTATTACGTAATGTTGAAGAAAAACTGGCTGGTTTACTAGTTATACACGTAAAAGGTGGCAGAGGAGAAATGCTTTATGCTCATACAACTGACTCTATGTGTATCGGCTATATGGCTACAAACAACAAAAAGCCTAGA AGCCGAATGTCAAGACTTCCAGCAGGTGCTAAACACGGATGCTCAATTGCGTTGGAAGGAGTcagtttttaa
- the LOC124360423 gene encoding threonine aspartase 1 isoform X2, whose product MIGFVCVHIGAGQHSETLEEKYKQLCQQASKQGVDILTRGGSAVDAVVAATVLLEDSPLTNAGFGSNLSMDGKVECDASLMDGGHLTFGACGAVAGVKNPVLLARHICDQQRVPLSLGRVPPCLLAGEGAHRYAIEHNIATVDPDSLISDKTIRTFKHFMKRFNRYQEHENKRMKYNTGFTSEKQMDTVGAVCVYTKENIAVACSSGGVLMNEQLQKQMDTVGAVCVDTKGNIAVACSSGGILLKRSGRIGQAAMQGAGCWADSTVGVVSTGCGEHLMATCLAREAARNIHASDCPTSALHTTFVDGFLESPLLRNVEEKLAGLLVIHVKGGRGEMLYAHTTDSMCIGYMATNNKKPRSRMSRLPAGAKHGCSIALEGVSF is encoded by the exons ATGATTGGATTTGTTTGTGTTCATATAG GAGCTGGACAACACTCAGAGACTCTTGAGGAGAAATATAAACAACTATGCCAGCAAGCAAGTAAACAA GGAGTTGATATCTTGACAAGAGGAGGCTCTGCAGTAGATGCTGTCGTAGCGGCTACTGTACTACTGGAAGACTCTCCATTGACTAATGCAGGGTTTGGTTCTAACCTCAGCATGGATGGGAAGGTAGAGTGTGATGCCAGTTTAATGGATGGAGGTCATTTAACATTTGGTGCTTGTGGAGCTGTCGCAGGAGTAAAAAATCCAGTACTTCTTGCAAGACACATCTGTGACCAACAACGTGTTCCATTATCGTTGGGGCGTGTACCACCATG TTTGTTAGCAGGAGAAGGAGCTCATAGATATGCAATAGAACACAACATAGCTACAGTTGATCCAGATTCCCTCATTAGTG ATAAAACAATAAGAACATTTAAGCATTTTATGAAGAGATTTAATCGTTATCAAGAGCATGAGAATAAAAGAATGAAGTATAACACTGGATTTACGAGTGAG AAGCAGATGGACACTGTTGGAGCTGTATGTGTCTACACTAAGGAGAATATTGCTGTAGCATGCTCAAGTGGAGGAGTACTTATGAATGAACAGTTACAGAAGCAGATGGACACGGTTGGAGCTGTCTGTGTCGACACCAAGGGGAATATTGCTGTAGCATGCTCAAGCGGAGGAATACTTTTGAAACGGTCTGGCAGGATAGGACAG GCTGCTATGCAGGGTGCTGGTTGTTGGGCAGATAGCACTGTAGGTGTGGTCTCAACCGGCTGTGGTGAACATTTAATGGCCACTTGTCTGGCAAGAGAAGCCGCCCGCAATATTCATGCCTCAGATTGTCCCACATCTGCTCTACATACTACTTTTGTGGATGGCTTTTTAG aatcACCTTTATTACGTAATGTTGAAGAAAAACTGGCTGGTTTACTAGTTATACACGTAAAAGGTGGCAGAGGAGAAATGCTTTATGCTCATACAACTGACTCTATGTGTATCGGCTATATGGCTACAAACAACAAAAAGCCTAGA AGCCGAATGTCAAGACTTCCAGCAGGTGCTAAACACGGATGCTCAATTGCGTTGGAAGGAGTcagtttttaa
- the LOC124360423 gene encoding threonine aspartase 1 isoform X4, whose amino-acid sequence MIGFVCVHIGAGQHSETLEEKYKQLCQQASKQGVDILTRGGSAVDAVVAATVLLEDSPLTNAGFGSNLSMDGKVECDASLMDGGHLTFGACGAVAGVKNPVLLARHICDQQRVPLSLGRVPPCLLAGEGAHRYAIEHNIATVDPDSLISDKTIRTFKHFMKRFNRYQEHENKRMKYNTGFTSEKQMDTVGAVCVDTKGNIAVACSSGGILLKRSGRIGQAAMQGAGCWADSTVGVVSTGCGEHLMATCLAREAARNIHASDCPTSALHTTFVDGFLESPLLRNVEEKLAGLLVIHVKGGRGEMLYAHTTDSMCIGYMATNNKKPRSRMSRLPAGAKHGCSIALEGVSF is encoded by the exons ATGATTGGATTTGTTTGTGTTCATATAG GAGCTGGACAACACTCAGAGACTCTTGAGGAGAAATATAAACAACTATGCCAGCAAGCAAGTAAACAA GGAGTTGATATCTTGACAAGAGGAGGCTCTGCAGTAGATGCTGTCGTAGCGGCTACTGTACTACTGGAAGACTCTCCATTGACTAATGCAGGGTTTGGTTCTAACCTCAGCATGGATGGGAAGGTAGAGTGTGATGCCAGTTTAATGGATGGAGGTCATTTAACATTTGGTGCTTGTGGAGCTGTCGCAGGAGTAAAAAATCCAGTACTTCTTGCAAGACACATCTGTGACCAACAACGTGTTCCATTATCGTTGGGGCGTGTACCACCATG TTTGTTAGCAGGAGAAGGAGCTCATAGATATGCAATAGAACACAACATAGCTACAGTTGATCCAGATTCCCTCATTAGTG ATAAAACAATAAGAACATTTAAGCATTTTATGAAGAGATTTAATCGTTATCAAGAGCATGAGAATAAAAGAATGAAGTATAACACTGGATTTACGAGTGAG AAGCAGATGGACACGGTTGGAGCTGTCTGTGTCGACACCAAGGGGAATATTGCTGTAGCATGCTCAAGCGGAGGAATACTTTTGAAACGGTCTGGCAGGATAGGACAG GCTGCTATGCAGGGTGCTGGTTGTTGGGCAGATAGCACTGTAGGTGTGGTCTCAACCGGCTGTGGTGAACATTTAATGGCCACTTGTCTGGCAAGAGAAGCCGCCCGCAATATTCATGCCTCAGATTGTCCCACATCTGCTCTACATACTACTTTTGTGGATGGCTTTTTAG aatcACCTTTATTACGTAATGTTGAAGAAAAACTGGCTGGTTTACTAGTTATACACGTAAAAGGTGGCAGAGGAGAAATGCTTTATGCTCATACAACTGACTCTATGTGTATCGGCTATATGGCTACAAACAACAAAAAGCCTAGA AGCCGAATGTCAAGACTTCCAGCAGGTGCTAAACACGGATGCTCAATTGCGTTGGAAGGAGTcagtttttaa